In Shouchella patagoniensis, the following are encoded in one genomic region:
- a CDS encoding PTS ascorbate transporter subunit IIC translates to MQAVMNFFIEIIREPAIFLGLIALTGLLLLKKDFSSVVAGTAKTVIGVVILTQGTNILMSSIAPLTEGFNVMYNIDNPEVAPALGADTILSQYGTQIGIAMLAAFVINLIVARFTPIKHVFLTGHMLFWFPFIFVAVGVENGLSNPQLIVFASVMTALYIIIAPALLRPFVRRVTGSDDFIIGHPTTILSLIAGWVGMLFGTKGKSSEDITFPKSTEFLREISITSSITMFLVYIVVSFIIGFDTATVAFGAEQNLFIYSIMQGILFGAGLTVLLLGVRMMLAEIIPAFQGISQKWIPNAVPALDAPILFPFAPNAVLIGFIVSMVTSVATIFLTGSLGVFSFVIVPLTITCFFEIGTAAIIGNGTGGLKGAIAGSAVAGVVMIFLVGLSVPILSGTAADWIVIFGGNDFSLWSFIGDLIAKLFPGG, encoded by the coding sequence ATGCAAGCTGTGATGAATTTTTTTATTGAAATTATTCGAGAACCTGCCATTTTTCTAGGATTAATCGCATTAACGGGCTTATTGTTATTGAAAAAAGATTTTTCTTCTGTTGTTGCAGGGACAGCTAAAACCGTGATTGGCGTAGTCATACTCACACAAGGGACAAACATTTTAATGAGTTCCATTGCGCCATTAACGGAAGGCTTTAATGTCATGTATAACATCGACAATCCAGAAGTGGCACCCGCCCTAGGGGCTGATACGATTTTAAGCCAATACGGGACTCAAATCGGAATTGCAATGCTTGCCGCTTTTGTTATTAATTTAATTGTTGCGCGGTTCACACCAATTAAGCATGTTTTCTTAACAGGACATATGTTGTTCTGGTTTCCGTTTATCTTTGTTGCAGTAGGTGTAGAAAACGGCTTGAGTAACCCGCAGTTGATTGTATTCGCTTCCGTCATGACGGCGCTTTACATCATCATTGCACCTGCGCTATTGCGTCCGTTTGTTCGTAGAGTAACAGGGTCCGATGATTTTATTATCGGTCATCCGACAACAATCCTCTCGCTCATTGCTGGTTGGGTCGGTATGTTGTTTGGGACAAAAGGGAAATCATCTGAAGATATTACGTTTCCGAAGTCAACAGAATTTTTGCGTGAGATAAGCATTACTTCTTCCATTACGATGTTTTTAGTGTACATCGTTGTTAGCTTCATTATTGGCTTTGATACGGCTACTGTCGCTTTTGGTGCCGAACAGAACCTCTTTATTTACAGCATTATGCAAGGGATTTTATTTGGAGCTGGCTTGACCGTTCTATTGCTTGGTGTACGAATGATGCTTGCAGAAATCATTCCAGCGTTCCAAGGTATTTCACAGAAATGGATTCCAAACGCTGTTCCAGCATTGGATGCACCAATTCTATTCCCGTTTGCTCCAAATGCGGTTTTAATTGGTTTTATTGTCTCGATGGTGACATCGGTCGCGACGATCTTCCTGACCGGAAGCCTTGGCGTCTTTAGTTTCGTCATTGTCCCACTAACGATTACGTGCTTCTTTGAAATCGGTACAGCTGCCATCATTGGTAACGGAACAGGTGGTTTAAAAGGGGCGATCGCCGGCTCAGCTGTTGCTGGGGTAGTGATGATTTTCTTAGTTGGTCTATCCGTTCCAATTCTAAGTGGTACCGCGGCGGACTGGATTGTCATCTTTGGCGGAAATGACTTCTCGCTCTGGTCCTTTATCGGTGATCTGATCGCAAAACTTTTTCCAGGAGGTTAA
- a CDS encoding aspartate phosphatase, giving the protein MQVKIASEEVGSKIVEWYSCIISASYEEAKVIKKEVTQLLRHMEEDDKVLAYYSLVDFRHNLFIDKSNKGHHIVGDLSFIETDVDRYLKYLYYFIGGQYEYTQERYRSAVKMFRKAERLLEYVNDEAEESEFYMYIGVAYYRLNQYLFATSYLEQAETIFNRLNYHERALNCKQVLGAIFSELHQYEKGDNLLTEALEESTYPVTTGIILRALALSKIRQTNYEEAVFFFESALKIKEHREFYNGAKTLTDLSHTLFKLGRYESAKVIFKKAKVNVWCFNNSEFKARCKYIEGLYLMSDHHLIKEALEDLSRLGMYYEVCELAEEMIEISENAKDVENALGYYRIAYKGKLDQNLIGDDQV; this is encoded by the coding sequence GTGCAAGTGAAGATAGCGTCAGAAGAAGTAGGCTCTAAGATAGTTGAGTGGTATAGTTGCATTATCTCTGCTTCGTATGAAGAAGCGAAGGTCATTAAAAAAGAAGTAACACAATTACTAAGGCATATGGAGGAAGACGATAAAGTATTGGCGTACTATTCCCTTGTCGACTTCCGACATAATCTGTTTATTGACAAGTCAAACAAGGGTCATCATATAGTTGGAGATCTTTCCTTTATTGAAACGGATGTTGATAGGTACTTAAAATATCTCTATTACTTTATTGGGGGTCAATATGAATACACCCAAGAGAGGTACCGATCGGCTGTTAAAATGTTTCGTAAGGCAGAAAGGCTACTCGAGTATGTAAATGATGAAGCCGAAGAATCGGAATTTTATATGTACATAGGTGTAGCCTATTATCGGCTCAATCAATACCTATTTGCCACTTCCTATTTAGAACAGGCTGAAACCATATTTAACAGGTTAAACTACCATGAGAGAGCACTGAATTGTAAACAAGTACTTGGTGCAATTTTTTCAGAATTACATCAATATGAAAAAGGGGATAACCTTCTTACTGAAGCCTTGGAAGAGTCTACGTATCCGGTAACAACTGGAATTATCTTACGTGCCTTAGCTTTAAGTAAAATTAGACAAACAAACTATGAAGAAGCTGTTTTCTTTTTTGAAAGTGCACTAAAGATTAAAGAACACAGAGAATTCTATAACGGAGCTAAAACGCTAACAGACCTTTCTCATACGCTTTTCAAACTAGGTCGTTACGAGTCCGCTAAAGTGATTTTTAAAAAAGCTAAAGTGAATGTGTGGTGCTTTAACAATAGTGAGTTTAAAGCAAGGTGTAAATATATAGAAGGTCTATATCTCATGTCCGATCATCATTTAATTAAAGAGGCATTAGAGGATTTAAGTCGTTTAGGAATGTATTATGAAGTATGTGAGTTGGCAGAAGAAATGATTGAAATATCAGAGAACGCAAAGGATGTTGAAAACGCTTTAGGTTATTACAGAATTGCATATAAAGGGAAGTTAGACCAAAATTTGATAGGAGATGATCAAGTATGA
- a CDS encoding CynX/NimT family MFS transporter produces MEEFPQRTKQRYYTILLFLSILVIAATLRSPITSVGPLIPFIREDLGVSNTIVGFVNTLPLLAFGLFSPFIPGISRKMGMEIMLLLAMIVLSVGIIFRSLGGTSMLLTGTILLGLSIAVGNVLMPGLIKLSFPFRVGVMTGLYSVSMNVFGALASGVSVPIASLDIFSWRNSMQIWALFSMIAVVILILRLPEIRSSNKKVPGKVKNHSSTPLYKSKIAWAVTLFMGFQSFIPYSLFTWLPDILISKGFDEHEAGWLMAIYQVGLIPATFIVPIIAAKMQSQCFIAFLSGLLFFFGLLGVSFTSSSAIVLFLILAGIGAGTTFSLAMMFFVLRTNTVAESSQLSGMAQSVGYMIAALGPILLGSVAEWTQGWSAPLALLMIVSLCISVFGLVAGKDQKVFQPSQKTT; encoded by the coding sequence ATGGAAGAGTTTCCTCAACGCACCAAACAACGGTATTATACAATTTTATTATTTCTTTCCATTCTCGTTATCGCGGCTACATTACGTTCACCGATTACGTCGGTTGGACCGCTTATTCCATTTATTCGTGAAGACTTAGGTGTATCGAATACTATCGTCGGTTTCGTTAATACACTTCCATTACTAGCATTTGGTCTATTCTCTCCATTTATCCCCGGCATATCTAGAAAAATGGGGATGGAGATTATGCTGCTACTTGCGATGATTGTTTTATCGGTTGGCATCATTTTTCGTTCCCTTGGCGGCACCTCCATGTTGCTAACCGGAACAATCCTGCTCGGATTAAGTATTGCCGTCGGGAACGTACTAATGCCTGGATTAATAAAATTAAGCTTTCCATTTCGTGTAGGTGTGATGACAGGTCTTTATTCTGTATCGATGAATGTCTTTGGCGCACTCGCATCAGGCGTTTCTGTCCCGATTGCTTCACTCGACATCTTTTCTTGGCGTAATTCCATGCAAATCTGGGCACTGTTTTCAATGATTGCCGTTGTCATATTGATTTTACGATTACCGGAAATTCGATCATCCAATAAAAAGGTTCCTGGAAAAGTGAAAAACCACTCTTCTACACCTCTATACAAATCTAAAATAGCCTGGGCCGTAACACTGTTTATGGGATTTCAATCATTCATTCCGTATAGCTTGTTTACCTGGCTTCCTGATATATTGATATCAAAAGGGTTTGATGAACATGAAGCGGGTTGGTTAATGGCCATTTATCAAGTTGGGTTAATTCCGGCTACGTTTATTGTTCCTATTATAGCTGCCAAAATGCAGAGTCAATGCTTCATTGCGTTTCTATCCGGTCTTCTCTTTTTCTTTGGGTTGCTAGGTGTCTCCTTCACTTCGTCAAGTGCCATTGTTCTTTTCCTTATCCTAGCTGGCATCGGTGCAGGAACGACCTTTAGTTTAGCAATGATGTTTTTTGTCTTACGTACAAATACGGTGGCCGAATCCTCACAATTATCTGGGATGGCTCAATCAGTTGGCTATATGATCGCGGCTCTTGGTCCGATTCTGCTTGGCTCTGTAGCAGAATGGACGCAGGGGTGGTCCGCTCCACTCGCTCTGTTAATGATTGTTTCTTTATGCATTTCCGTATTTGGACTTGTTGCAGGCAAAGATCAGAAAGTATTTCAACCGTCCCAAAAAACAACGTAA
- a CDS encoding MmcQ/YjbR family DNA-binding protein produces MDELELIQKRMKAFEKHGNSLVGAKVYYRGDWDAYYFDIAGKQFGIMSPKPSKEALITLKNLPEKNEELREMYEDVIPGYYANKNHWNSIMLHTSELSDEEIQLFITVSYELVLKKFPLKERKRISELSTVSGENEDN; encoded by the coding sequence ATGGATGAACTTGAATTAATACAAAAGAGAATGAAGGCTTTCGAAAAACACGGAAATTCTTTAGTGGGAGCGAAAGTGTATTATCGTGGAGACTGGGACGCGTATTACTTTGATATCGCTGGAAAGCAATTCGGGATAATGAGCCCTAAACCGAGTAAAGAAGCGTTAATCACTTTAAAAAATCTTCCTGAAAAAAATGAAGAATTAAGAGAAATGTACGAAGATGTGATCCCTGGTTATTATGCAAATAAAAACCACTGGAATTCAATCATGCTCCATACGTCAGAGCTTAGTGATGAGGAAATTCAATTATTCATTACGGTATCTTACGAATTAGTATTGAAAAAATTCCCCCTAAAGGAGCGTAAGCGAATTAGCGAGTTAAGTACCGTTTCGGGTGAAAATGAGGACAACTAA
- a CDS encoding DNA-binding protein: protein MEWDMVLIAISIAAAGYFIGDGLKNFKNPDAKNLMDKLDEGDEHELIKENDVHYFMGISKDDARNLVQDHSDIPHVIINNKVYFPKNKLRKWLIELGE from the coding sequence ATGGAATGGGACATGGTTTTAATCGCCATAAGCATTGCGGCTGCTGGATATTTTATTGGTGATGGACTAAAAAACTTTAAAAATCCAGATGCGAAAAATCTAATGGATAAACTAGATGAAGGTGACGAGCACGAATTAATTAAAGAAAATGATGTGCATTATTTTATGGGGATATCAAAAGACGATGCAAGAAATCTAGTTCAAGATCATTCAGATATTCCTCACGTGATCATTAACAATAAAGTGTATTTTCCAAAAAATAAATTGCGGAAATGGTTAATCGAGCTAGGAGAGTGA
- a CDS encoding ABC transporter ATP-binding protein, protein MLEINQVSGGYLSQQIIRDISFKIETGEIVGLVGLNGAGKSTTLRHLTGSLKPMSGKVLINNREWYSEREKLSLIPDHPKLYPNLTVREHFEFLKLVYQIDHDDDLNQLIKRYSLHEHLNKYPYALSKGTQQKISIISAMITNPTYLIVDEPFMGLDPLGLKCFLEDLNKLKENGKGIILSTHMLNIAEKLCDRVIVMHKGAQKLYNESPYLSAELFKERTLDELFFSMIEGA, encoded by the coding sequence ATGCTGGAGATAAATCAGGTTAGTGGGGGCTATCTTTCTCAACAAATTATACGGGATATCTCTTTTAAAATAGAGACTGGGGAAATCGTTGGTTTAGTCGGTTTGAATGGTGCAGGCAAAAGTACGACTCTTCGCCATCTTACTGGTTCCTTAAAACCGATGAGTGGTAAGGTTTTGATAAACAATCGAGAGTGGTACAGCGAAAGAGAAAAACTGTCCCTTATTCCTGATCATCCAAAACTTTATCCGAATTTAACTGTTCGTGAACATTTTGAGTTCTTAAAACTCGTTTATCAGATCGATCATGATGATGATTTAAATCAATTAATCAAAAGATATTCACTACATGAGCATTTGAATAAATATCCTTACGCATTGTCTAAAGGGACACAGCAAAAAATTTCAATTATAAGTGCGATGATCACGAACCCCACTTATCTTATAGTAGATGAGCCCTTTATGGGTCTTGATCCTCTAGGATTAAAATGTTTTCTGGAAGACTTGAACAAACTCAAAGAAAACGGTAAAGGAATCATCCTGTCTACTCACATGCTAAACATCGCAGAGAAATTGTGTGACAGAGTAATCGTTATGCATAAAGGCGCCCAGAAGCTTTATAACGAGAGCCCTTATCTTTCAGCAGAGCTGTTCAAAGAAAGAACTTTAGATGAGCTCTTTTTTTCGATGATTGAGGGTGCATAA
- a CDS encoding nucleotidyltransferase domain-containing protein → MNLPTRIGTDVDGFIINKTAKENVQDEFKAVLEAAKELLFDMFGEKLNSLYVYGSIGRGEAVVNKSDLELTVIVKSPTTLIEKEELNKKTAELLKEHNEIIKIDYDIGERTEALTHENFHEWGFWLRHMCACIYGEDLATNFPKMKPNEKISRALNGDLHSSIDDYLHELTHKNVSEIKKHTMLKRMIRGAYLTINVKDESWSTKLQENVTILQSYFPDEKVFHPRP, encoded by the coding sequence ATGAATTTACCAACTAGAATCGGGACAGATGTTGACGGCTTTATTATAAATAAAACGGCGAAAGAAAATGTACAAGACGAATTTAAAGCGGTTTTAGAAGCCGCAAAAGAATTATTATTTGATATGTTTGGAGAAAAGCTAAATAGTCTATACGTTTATGGCAGTATCGGAAGAGGAGAAGCGGTTGTAAATAAATCTGATTTAGAATTAACAGTTATTGTTAAATCTCCAACTACTTTAATTGAGAAAGAAGAACTCAACAAAAAAACGGCAGAGCTCCTAAAAGAACATAACGAAATCATTAAAATAGATTATGATATTGGAGAACGTACAGAAGCGTTAACTCATGAAAATTTTCACGAGTGGGGATTTTGGTTACGTCATATGTGTGCGTGTATTTACGGGGAAGATCTAGCAACTAATTTCCCGAAAATGAAGCCAAATGAAAAAATAAGTCGTGCATTAAATGGAGATCTGCATTCATCAATTGACGATTATCTACACGAACTTACTCATAAAAATGTTTCTGAAATAAAGAAACATACGATGTTAAAAAGGATGATAAGAGGAGCGTACTTGACGATAAATGTTAAAGATGAAAGTTGGTCTACAAAGCTACAGGAGAATGTAACCATACTTCAGTCATACTTCCCAGATGAAAAGGTGTTCCACCCAAGACCTTAA
- a CDS encoding alpha/beta fold hydrolase, whose product MKPSIHVTPLQSNFDEEIDIVIRGCNPGDEVTLKASLFDDRNELFMSEATFKVSQNREVDLAKEAPITGTYTGVDPNGIFWSAIHKKKKYDDYFLKSNTNELKVLLQLYIENNVMDEVQINRFFYQEQVKCTRIHEKNTVGMLYQPKVSGNYPNVVLLAGSDGGQLGPAASLLASKGYTVFDLAYFNQDGVPNHLENIPLEYFYQSIQLLKKHTNNDKKVTLIGYSRGAELALLLASEYDEFCAVIAGAPGAYITSGLKNSIYAPIPSWTLNDEAKPYLKFQHRPRNMFPLLKQWILRRPASFFGIWEDSLKKLDELEEKRIKVEQIKAPVLLLSGDRDQIWPASEFVNVIQANLTDAEHIQYKEGGHFIAFPYALPHLPSNNYEHVGGGMIMDSGGTKKANAAAAKDSWPLICKFIKKHTQS is encoded by the coding sequence ATGAAACCAAGTATCCATGTCACACCTTTACAATCTAATTTTGATGAGGAGATAGATATCGTTATACGTGGATGTAACCCTGGCGATGAGGTAACGTTAAAAGCATCTTTATTTGATGATCGTAACGAATTATTTATGTCAGAGGCGACATTTAAGGTGAGTCAGAATAGGGAAGTAGACCTTGCTAAGGAAGCGCCAATTACAGGGACGTATACAGGCGTGGATCCAAATGGTATCTTCTGGTCAGCCATACATAAAAAGAAGAAATACGATGACTATTTTTTGAAATCAAATACAAATGAATTAAAGGTATTGCTTCAATTATACATAGAGAATAATGTTATGGATGAAGTTCAAATCAATCGGTTCTTTTATCAAGAACAGGTAAAGTGCACTCGGATTCATGAAAAGAACACGGTTGGTATGTTATACCAACCAAAAGTAAGTGGTAATTATCCTAATGTTGTATTGTTGGCAGGCTCCGATGGGGGGCAGCTTGGTCCTGCCGCTTCTTTATTAGCCTCAAAAGGGTATACGGTATTTGACCTTGCTTATTTTAATCAAGACGGTGTACCAAATCATTTAGAAAATATTCCGTTGGAGTACTTTTATCAATCGATTCAACTACTAAAGAAGCATACAAATAATGATAAAAAGGTGACTCTTATTGGGTATTCAAGGGGAGCTGAACTCGCACTTTTATTAGCATCAGAGTATGACGAATTCTGTGCAGTTATTGCTGGGGCTCCTGGTGCTTACATAACGTCTGGTTTAAAAAATTCGATTTATGCACCAATTCCTTCTTGGACACTTAATGACGAGGCTAAACCTTATCTCAAATTTCAACATCGTCCTCGTAATATGTTTCCTCTTCTTAAGCAATGGATCTTAAGAAGACCTGCGTCTTTTTTTGGTATTTGGGAGGATAGTTTAAAGAAGTTAGATGAATTGGAAGAGAAAAGAATTAAAGTAGAACAAATCAAAGCGCCTGTATTACTCTTGTCTGGAGATAGAGATCAGATATGGCCCGCTTCCGAGTTTGTGAATGTTATTCAAGCGAATTTAACTGATGCAGAACATATACAATATAAAGAAGGCGGTCATTTTATCGCTTTTCCATATGCATTGCCCCATTTGCCTTCTAACAACTACGAGCATGTGGGTGGAGGTATGATTATGGATAGTGGGGGAACAAAAAAAGCAAACGCTGCTGCGGCTAAAGATTCATGGCCTCTTATCTGTAAATTTATTAAAAAACACACACAATCATAA
- a CDS encoding thioredoxin family protein — translation MDPLLVHSLDELETFLASHTTKAIYIYQENCSVCHGLWPQVQPLFEQTSIPLAKVDATEVKEIAGKFLVFTVPTIIVLKGKREEIRESRFIQVAKLEDDLRRLSK, via the coding sequence GTGGACCCGTTACTTGTCCATTCGCTAGATGAACTGGAAACTTTTTTAGCAAGTCACACAACAAAAGCAATCTATATTTATCAGGAGAATTGTAGCGTTTGTCATGGACTGTGGCCACAAGTCCAACCTCTATTCGAACAAACATCCATCCCTCTAGCGAAAGTTGATGCTACTGAAGTAAAAGAAATTGCGGGGAAGTTTCTCGTATTTACCGTCCCAACAATCATCGTTTTAAAAGGGAAACGCGAGGAAATAAGAGAAAGCCGTTTTATTCAAGTGGCGAAGTTAGAAGACGATCTACGTAGACTTTCAAAGTAA
- a CDS encoding PTS sugar transporter subunit IIB has translation MAKLKIMTVCGFGLGSSMVLKMNLDGVLKELGIEADVFTGDVGSAQSTPADYIFTSKELGEKLSETAGKPVIIINSFVNKAEIKEKVEAELQA, from the coding sequence ATGGCGAAATTAAAAATTATGACAGTATGTGGGTTTGGACTTGGTTCTTCAATGGTCTTAAAAATGAATTTAGATGGGGTCCTTAAAGAGCTAGGGATTGAAGCGGATGTGTTTACTGGTGATGTTGGATCGGCACAGAGCACACCGGCCGATTACATTTTCACAAGTAAAGAGTTAGGTGAGAAGTTAAGTGAAACTGCTGGGAAACCGGTTATCATCATTAACAGCTTTGTGAATAAAGCAGAAATTAAAGAAAAAGTAGAAGCGGAACTTCAGGCGTAA
- a CDS encoding PTS sugar transporter subunit IIA, whose protein sequence is MTAWIKKEHVALGIKVNNWEEAIQASGNLLLETGAVTEDYIEQMIASVKENGPYIVIGPGIAMAHARPSEAVREDAISLAVLEEAVPFGSEQNDPVDLVFSFSATGSDSHLKMIERLSHVLIDEDKVEQLRQAKTVTAVHQLI, encoded by the coding sequence ATGACTGCATGGATAAAAAAAGAACATGTTGCTCTTGGCATTAAAGTGAACAATTGGGAGGAGGCGATTCAAGCTTCTGGAAATTTGCTTCTGGAAACAGGAGCCGTGACCGAGGATTATATTGAGCAAATGATCGCTTCGGTCAAGGAAAACGGACCTTACATTGTCATTGGACCAGGCATTGCCATGGCCCATGCAAGGCCTAGTGAAGCCGTGCGTGAGGATGCGATTTCGTTAGCTGTTTTAGAGGAAGCTGTGCCGTTTGGTAGTGAACAAAATGACCCCGTTGATTTAGTGTTTTCTTTCTCAGCGACAGGGTCAGATTCACATTTAAAAATGATTGAACGTTTGTCACACGTGCTTATTGACGAAGACAAAGTCGAGCAACTTCGGCAAGCGAAGACTGTAACGGCAGTACACCAATTAATTTAA
- a CDS encoding ABC transporter permease, with amino-acid sequence MKELFLKRFYESMKRNKNVLIKLCGHSGVYALIPFLMFAIYMVIHFLDSEQLRSVHQSLILTALFVFFVLNKGIISFISEYDEIYLAPKVNKMSGYFMYCLIYNLCIQVIKVTLFFFFLMQVISIDLSGTLSLFVFIQLIGILHILYLTLIVSLSSKRPFFFLVFEQIGMAALVVLLLEESILFGVAIMIAIIGGGIFYSKNVIFPIYSWQKFRQSEERAKRLSTIFLSSFMNVESSQLTYKNMLPLIFFRKTGNPVVYLLSRSTVRGTENSRNFMRVILVAVVLIVYIKNVILLLPFIAIIVYFNTYQFIQGADLRREIVPPYYPITDELIKGARSHLKKRAIYLQLTIFLLFFFIQRVFL; translated from the coding sequence ATGAAAGAACTGTTTCTAAAACGGTTTTATGAATCTATGAAAAGGAATAAAAACGTTCTTATTAAACTGTGTGGACATAGCGGGGTGTATGCGCTAATACCCTTTTTAATGTTCGCTATATATATGGTTATCCATTTTTTGGACAGTGAACAACTTCGATCCGTGCACCAATCGCTCATCTTAACTGCGCTCTTTGTATTTTTCGTGCTTAATAAAGGAATCATTAGTTTTATTAGTGAGTATGATGAGATTTATCTAGCGCCTAAAGTAAATAAGATGAGTGGCTATTTTATGTATTGTTTGATTTATAACTTGTGTATTCAAGTGATAAAGGTGACGTTATTCTTTTTCTTTTTAATGCAAGTAATTTCAATCGATCTAAGCGGAACGTTGTCTTTATTCGTGTTTATTCAGCTGATTGGTATACTGCATATTTTGTATTTGACTTTAATTGTTAGTTTAAGTTCAAAAAGGCCATTCTTCTTCTTGGTCTTTGAACAAATTGGTATGGCAGCATTGGTTGTCCTATTGTTAGAAGAATCAATCTTATTTGGTGTTGCGATAATGATCGCCATCATCGGTGGAGGGATATTCTATAGTAAAAATGTCATTTTTCCTATCTATTCATGGCAAAAATTTAGACAATCGGAAGAGCGTGCCAAGAGATTATCAACGATCTTTTTAAGTAGCTTCATGAACGTCGAATCGAGTCAGTTGACCTATAAAAACATGTTACCGTTAATCTTCTTCAGAAAGACAGGAAATCCAGTCGTATATTTACTATCACGATCAACGGTAAGAGGAACAGAAAATAGTAGAAACTTTATGAGAGTCATTTTAGTAGCGGTAGTCTTAATTGTGTATATTAAAAATGTCATCCTTCTTCTTCCTTTTATAGCTATAATCGTTTATTTTAATACGTATCAATTTATTCAAGGTGCAGACTTAAGAAGAGAGATCGTCCCTCCTTATTACCCAATTACGGATGAATTGATAAAAGGTGCAAGAAGTCATCTTAAGAAAAGAGCTATCTATCTACAATTAACGATCTTTTTGTTGTTTTTCTTTATACAGAGAGTGTTTTTATAA
- a CDS encoding SIS domain-containing protein, producing MSYMNNYYHSITEVLTGIMKQQESVLEEAASMMEQAIESGHSLYLFGASHAGIVAEDAFYRAGGLALFNPLFSPALMLNVEPITLTSKLERLEGFGKLLLDSKPVQTGDILLIHSVSGRNPVAIDLALAAKEQGMHVIALTNLTYSKSVSSRHSSGKRLFEVSDLVIDNLGEPGDAAVQIQSLSQKVAPTSTIAGSFVIHSIVLKLIEKLEAKGKEVPVFRSANLDGGDAYNMAMMKKHKNQIHYM from the coding sequence ATGTCTTATATGAACAATTATTATCATTCTATTACGGAAGTCCTTACAGGCATTATGAAGCAGCAGGAGAGCGTTCTTGAGGAAGCAGCTTCGATGATGGAGCAAGCAATTGAGTCTGGTCATTCCCTCTACCTCTTCGGTGCATCGCATGCTGGAATTGTAGCAGAAGACGCCTTTTACCGAGCGGGTGGACTAGCGCTTTTTAACCCGTTGTTTAGTCCGGCGCTCATGCTTAATGTAGAGCCGATCACGCTAACATCAAAGTTAGAGCGCTTGGAAGGGTTTGGCAAGCTACTACTTGACTCGAAACCGGTACAAACCGGGGATATTTTGTTGATACACTCGGTTTCGGGACGGAATCCTGTCGCCATTGATTTGGCTCTTGCTGCAAAAGAACAAGGCATGCATGTGATCGCCTTAACCAACTTAACCTATTCCAAGAGTGTTAGCTCCCGTCATTCTTCAGGCAAGCGATTGTTTGAAGTGAGTGATCTTGTTATCGACAACCTTGGTGAGCCAGGTGATGCTGCCGTTCAGATTCAATCACTCTCACAGAAAGTCGCACCTACTTCAACAATCGCAGGAAGCTTTGTCATTCATTCAATTGTTCTAAAGCTAATCGAAAAGCTTGAAGCGAAAGGCAAAGAAGTGCCAGTTTTCCGAAGTGCTAATTTAGATGGTGGCGATGCTTACAATATGGCAATGATGAAGAAGCATAAAAATCAGATTCATTACATGTAA
- the fosX gene encoding FosX/FosE/FosI family fosfomycin resistance hydrolase, giving the protein MIEGVSHITFVVKDLDKTTELFKGLFNAQEVYHSGEKQFSLSRERFFIIGGQWIAVMENKTIVNRTYHHVAFKIDDKDVDYYLHKINEFNLDIKPPRERVEGEGYSLYFYDYDNNLFELHTGTLEQRLVSYNMLSTDN; this is encoded by the coding sequence ATGATTGAAGGTGTTAGTCATATCACGTTTGTTGTTAAAGATTTAGATAAAACAACAGAACTTTTTAAAGGGTTATTCAATGCGCAAGAAGTGTACCACAGTGGTGAAAAACAATTTTCTCTTTCAAGAGAACGTTTTTTTATTATAGGCGGGCAATGGATTGCTGTTATGGAGAATAAAACAATTGTTAACAGAACGTATCACCATGTTGCTTTTAAGATTGATGATAAAGATGTTGATTATTACTTACATAAAATAAATGAATTTAACTTAGATATAAAGCCTCCTCGAGAAAGGGTTGAAGGCGAAGGTTATTCTTTATACTTCTATGATTATGATAATAACTTATTTGAATTACATACAGGCACTTTGGAACAAAGATTGGTGTCATACAATATGTTATCTACTGATAACTAA